The Blastocatellia bacterium genome includes a window with the following:
- a CDS encoding MMPL family transporter: MKFPSRVLDKVWQAIVNRPRAVLAGVLLITSFFFYQLVTRGVPLDNSPNALMVSHDRALTQYQEAVKTFGDDRVMIVALLADDVFVPAVIERVRLLTRRIERVAGVKQVISLPDLQHARNVHDSLRVGPLIPATASADELKEIAQEIEGSRFIVGNLVSPDRSMVALNVFFSAAGGEAEKKAVAEIERIIENEFRDDQIHFAGLPYMDYRNDVHVHGDLLKFAPLTVSLILLTFYFAFRTWRGVVMPLATVAIGLIWTFGVMALMGESLTLVSMMLPVILMAIGSSYVIHVINQYNLSQCDRSALAATRNLPAPTQRAMVLHALRFIGPPVIVSATTTMAGFGSLAFTTIVGTQQMGMYASLGVGVVMIVTLTLVPAWLVLLKPSPPKSVGQHSGRTTIDFLLEHVGQFVTRRQMVIYVAAFSVALLAVAGIGRLRIKTDYLSFYPNESVERIGAERINAHLGGTAGFRIIVNSDRSNEFRQADALNMIVALQHFVETLPGIDRALSVADLVVTTNRLFSGSEQRDEAIPSDQAKLDQLFSQLRASAADSPIRFISDDASRTQIMVRSHLFDSTRIDQTLRRIDEWTQTNLPPAWTAYPTGLLILLNRTSNSVAREQARSLIIAVLSIFAMMALLFRSIKAGFVAMLPNAVPIIAFFGFMGWMGIDLNLNTSLVASIVLGLAVDNAAHLIRRYRQCCHEMADKRRAVAISIQHSGAPIIFANLTLALAFAIFAFSSFVPVRTGGLLSAVTIMACLISNMIFLPVLMNSRLLQVGGAPAPNPSAGSAVSAAVSD; the protein is encoded by the coding sequence ATGAAGTTTCCGAGTCGCGTGTTGGACAAGGTGTGGCAGGCGATCGTCAATCGCCCGCGCGCTGTTCTAGCCGGCGTTTTGCTGATCACGTCTTTTTTCTTTTATCAATTGGTCACGCGCGGCGTCCCGCTCGATAATTCACCGAACGCGTTGATGGTCAGCCACGACCGGGCGTTGACTCAATACCAAGAAGCGGTGAAGACCTTCGGCGATGACCGGGTGATGATTGTGGCATTGCTGGCCGACGACGTATTCGTGCCGGCTGTCATCGAGCGCGTCCGCCTGTTGACGCGCCGCATCGAACGCGTGGCTGGCGTCAAGCAGGTCATCAGCCTGCCCGATCTTCAACACGCCCGCAATGTTCATGACAGCCTGCGCGTCGGTCCACTGATTCCGGCCACAGCTTCGGCAGATGAGCTGAAAGAAATTGCTCAGGAAATCGAAGGCAGCCGATTCATTGTTGGCAATCTCGTTTCGCCGGATCGAAGCATGGTAGCACTGAACGTCTTCTTCTCCGCCGCTGGCGGTGAGGCTGAGAAGAAGGCAGTGGCGGAAATCGAGCGAATTATCGAAAACGAGTTCAGGGACGATCAGATTCATTTCGCTGGTCTGCCCTACATGGACTATCGCAATGACGTGCATGTTCACGGTGATTTATTGAAGTTTGCGCCGCTCACCGTGTCGCTCATTTTATTGACGTTTTACTTTGCGTTCCGCACGTGGCGCGGCGTCGTGATGCCGCTTGCGACGGTGGCCATCGGCTTGATCTGGACCTTTGGCGTGATGGCGCTGATGGGCGAGTCGCTCACGCTGGTGAGCATGATGCTGCCTGTGATTTTGATGGCCATCGGCAGCTCGTATGTGATCCATGTGATCAATCAGTATAACCTCTCCCAGTGCGACCGCTCAGCGCTGGCGGCAACGCGCAATTTACCCGCGCCCACACAACGCGCCATGGTGTTGCATGCCTTGCGTTTCATCGGTCCGCCGGTGATCGTTTCAGCGACAACCACGATGGCTGGTTTCGGCTCGCTGGCCTTCACAACGATTGTCGGCACGCAACAGATGGGGATGTACGCATCTCTGGGCGTCGGCGTAGTGATGATTGTGACGCTGACGTTGGTCCCAGCGTGGCTTGTGTTGCTCAAACCTTCGCCTCCGAAAAGCGTCGGCCAGCACTCAGGCAGAACCACGATAGACTTTTTGTTGGAACACGTCGGGCAATTTGTGACACGTCGTCAGATGGTGATCTACGTCGCTGCTTTTAGTGTGGCGTTGCTGGCGGTCGCCGGCATTGGCCGGCTGCGTATCAAGACGGATTACCTGTCGTTTTATCCCAATGAATCTGTTGAGCGCATTGGCGCTGAGCGAATCAACGCGCATCTGGGCGGCACGGCCGGCTTTCGCATTATCGTCAACAGCGATCGTTCCAACGAATTTCGGCAAGCTGACGCGCTCAACATGATCGTTGCGTTGCAGCATTTCGTCGAAACGCTTCCGGGGATTGATCGCGCGCTCTCGGTGGCCGATTTGGTCGTAACGACAAATCGTCTGTTCAGCGGTAGTGAGCAGCGCGATGAAGCGATCCCTTCAGATCAAGCGAAGCTCGACCAGCTCTTTTCGCAACTGAGAGCCTCGGCTGCCGATTCGCCGATTCGCTTCATCAGCGACGACGCTTCTCGGACCCAGATCATGGTTCGGTCACATCTGTTCGACTCTACCCGGATAGATCAAACGCTGCGCCGCATTGATGAATGGACACAAACGAATTTGCCGCCAGCGTGGACGGCCTATCCGACAGGCCTGCTGATTCTGCTAAACCGCACATCCAACAGCGTGGCCAGGGAGCAGGCGCGGAGCCTCATCATCGCGGTTCTCTCCATTTTCGCCATGATGGCGCTGCTGTTTCGTTCGATCAAGGCTGGCTTCGTAGCCATGCTGCCAAATGCTGTGCCGATCATCGCTTTCTTTGGCTTCATGGGTTGGATGGGCATTGATCTGAATCTGAACACCAGCTTAGTCGCATCCATTGTATTGGGATTGGCGGTGGATAACGCTGCCCATTTAATACGTCGTTATCGGCAATGTTGCCACGAGATGGCCGATAAACGCCGCGCCGTGGCGATCAGCATTCAGCACAGTGGAGCGCCGATCATTTTCGCCAACCTGACATTGGCGTTGGCGTTTGCTATTTTCGCGTTTTCGTCATTCGTGCCAGTGCGAACCGGCGGATTGCTCTCCGCGGTGACAATCATGGCCTGCCTAATCTCAAATATGATCTTTCTACCTGTGTTGATGAACTCACGGTTGTTGCAAGTCGGTGGCGCGCCGGCGCCGAACCCGTCGGCCGGTTCTGCCGTGAGCGCCGCCGTCAGTGATTAG
- a CDS encoding heavy metal-binding domain-containing protein, whose product MIVTTTPSIEGRQIIAYLGIVSGEAIMGANIFRDLFAGIRDIVGGRSAAYEQELVKAKELALDEMKQKAALLGADAVVGVDLDYEVLGQSNSMLMVSASGTAVKLK is encoded by the coding sequence ATGATCGTGACAACAACTCCCTCGATTGAAGGGCGACAGATCATCGCTTATCTGGGCATTGTCTCCGGCGAAGCCATCATGGGCGCCAATATCTTCAGAGATTTATTCGCCGGCATTCGCGACATCGTTGGTGGGCGGTCAGCCGCTTATGAGCAAGAATTGGTCAAGGCCAAGGAATTGGCTTTGGATGAAATGAAGCAGAAAGCGGCGCTGCTTGGCGCTGACGCTGTGGTGGGCGTTGATCTGGATTACGAAGTGCTCGGTCAGTCGAACTCGATGCTCATGGTCAGCGCCAGCGGCACGGCTGTCAAGTTGAAATAA
- a CDS encoding S8 family serine peptidase — MKRTLTLLLLTLLCTTWLIGEHTAQPDKFSLRLWHAYHLAQDDEPLLVWVYFTDKGPQAGAKLAALRHALSPKVVQRRLTVRAPQHLVDMADVPLEASYVEAIRRAVRQVRHQSKWLNAISVRATKQQIAWMHSLDFVKAIDLVARYRVSKPELIAEPSRQLHDEHAQPRGAFPFDYGPSLAQLRQINVPAVHQLGNYGQGVIIGVFDAGFNNLDHEAFRQMKIIAKYDFVNGDEDVSDGKDMGRFGQHGTAVLSVLGGFAEGRLIGPAFAAEFILAKTENHPGSETPREEDHWIAALEWAEGLGVDVVSSSVGYLEFDAPFRSYTWRDMDGRTAAITRAAVMGVQRGIVIVNSAGNNGDHPSRNTLVAPADGDGVIAAGAVNLNGVRAGFSSVGPTVDGRIKPDVVALGVGVVAAAGVDLRGYQPVSGTSFSAPLIAGVAALIRAAHPDWSPMQVLHALRRTASQANQPDRFLGWGVVNALSAVEFSGQ; from the coding sequence ATGAAACGAACACTGACGCTTCTATTGCTCACCCTGCTGTGCACAACATGGTTGATCGGAGAACATACAGCCCAACCAGACAAATTCAGTCTGCGTCTGTGGCATGCCTACCACCTGGCTCAAGATGACGAGCCGTTGCTCGTCTGGGTCTATTTCACCGATAAAGGTCCTCAGGCCGGCGCCAAGCTAGCCGCCCTCCGACACGCGCTTTCGCCGAAGGTCGTTCAGCGTCGGCTGACCGTGCGCGCGCCTCAGCATCTGGTTGATATGGCCGATGTGCCACTGGAAGCGAGCTACGTCGAAGCGATTCGGCGAGCTGTTCGGCAGGTTCGCCACCAGTCAAAGTGGCTCAACGCCATCAGCGTTCGCGCGACTAAGCAGCAGATTGCGTGGATGCACTCATTGGATTTCGTCAAAGCGATTGACCTGGTGGCGCGCTACCGCGTGAGCAAGCCAGAGCTGATCGCTGAGCCGAGCAGGCAACTTCACGACGAGCATGCTCAGCCGCGCGGAGCGTTCCCATTCGACTATGGCCCGTCACTAGCGCAACTCCGACAGATCAATGTGCCGGCGGTTCATCAACTGGGCAATTACGGGCAAGGGGTCATCATCGGTGTGTTTGATGCCGGCTTCAATAACCTGGATCATGAAGCGTTCAGACAGATGAAAATCATCGCCAAGTACGATTTTGTGAACGGCGATGAGGATGTCTCAGACGGCAAAGACATGGGACGGTTCGGACAGCACGGCACGGCGGTCTTATCCGTGCTGGGCGGCTTTGCCGAAGGCCGATTGATTGGACCGGCGTTCGCCGCTGAATTCATCTTGGCCAAAACCGAGAACCATCCGGGCAGTGAAACGCCCCGCGAGGAAGATCACTGGATCGCGGCGCTGGAGTGGGCCGAAGGCCTGGGCGTAGACGTTGTCAGCAGCTCGGTTGGTTATCTGGAATTCGACGCGCCGTTCCGAAGCTATACGTGGCGGGATATGGATGGCCGGACGGCAGCCATTACGCGCGCGGCTGTCATGGGCGTGCAGCGTGGCATCGTCATCGTGAATTCAGCAGGCAACAATGGCGATCACCCGTCCCGCAATACCCTAGTTGCGCCCGCCGATGGTGATGGCGTGATTGCTGCTGGCGCGGTCAATCTCAATGGCGTCAGGGCTGGGTTCAGCTCAGTCGGCCCGACCGTTGACGGACGCATCAAGCCAGATGTGGTCGCGCTCGGCGTGGGCGTGGTGGCGGCTGCGGGTGTTGACCTGCGCGGGTATCAACCCGTCAGTGGGACGTCGTTCTCAGCGCCGCTGATTGCCGGTGTCGCCGCGTTGATTCGCGCCGCCCATCCTGATTGGTCGCCAATGCAGGTGCTCCATGCGCTGCGTCGCACAGCCAGTCAAGCTAATCAGCCAGACCGTTTCCTCGGTTGGGGTGTTGTCAACGCCCTCAGCGCTGTCGAGTTTAGCGGCCAATAG
- a CDS encoding dehydrogenase E1 component subunit alpha/beta codes for MVTRIAVEKYHGLDRQTLVGLYRTIYLSRRIDDKEIQLKRQQRIFFQISGAGHEAVQVAAGLVLKPAYDWFLPYYRDRALMLMLGVTPTEMFLQAVGAAADPSSGGRQMPSHWGYRRLHVVSRSSPTGTQYLQAVGVAEAGWRYSVIEEIEDRAQHFHNDEVVYVSSGDGATSQGEFWESLNTACNLKLPVVYLIQDDGYAISVPIEVQTAGGSISRLVQSFPGLFVQEIDGCDPLQSYSAMKEAVRYARERHGPALVHAHVIRPYSHSLSDDERLYKTSEEREAEARRDPIKTYAEFLLREKLLTEDELQQLKASVDEEVNRAADEALAAPKPASGSYKLYVYSPDVDPRSAAFQTEPNLQGEPKTMVDLINACLRDEMARNPRIVVFGEDVADCSREEVLDRVTGKGGVFKVTHHLQRRFGSHRVFNTPLAEASIIGRALGMSLRGLKPVPEIQFFDYIWPAMMQLRDEVAVMRWRSNNAWSCPMVIRVSYGGYLQGGAIYHSQCGEVLFTHTPGIHVVIPSNALDANGLLRTALRCDDPVLFLEHKHLYRQTYNKSPYPGPNYMIPFGKANVVRPGTDLTIVTYGALVQRSVVAAKQLQEEGIDVEILDLRTLNPYDWDAIAASVKKTNKVIVAHEDMISWGFGAEIAARIADELFEYLDGPVRRIGSEDTFVAYCPALENEILPQVEDIVQAARELHRY; via the coding sequence ATGGTAACCAGAATCGCAGTGGAAAAGTATCATGGGCTTGACCGGCAGACGCTGGTCGGGCTGTACCGAACGATTTACCTGTCGCGTCGCATTGATGACAAAGAAATTCAGTTGAAGCGGCAGCAGCGGATTTTCTTCCAGATCAGCGGCGCCGGCCACGAGGCTGTTCAAGTCGCGGCTGGGCTGGTGCTCAAACCGGCCTATGATTGGTTTTTGCCTTATTATCGTGATCGCGCGTTAATGCTGATGCTGGGCGTGACTCCCACCGAGATGTTTTTGCAAGCCGTCGGCGCAGCGGCCGATCCCAGCTCAGGTGGTCGGCAAATGCCGTCGCATTGGGGCTACCGTCGGCTTCATGTTGTCTCCCGTTCCAGTCCGACGGGCACACAGTATCTGCAAGCCGTCGGCGTCGCCGAAGCCGGCTGGCGCTATTCGGTGATTGAGGAAATTGAAGATCGGGCGCAGCACTTCCACAATGACGAAGTTGTCTACGTCTCTTCTGGTGATGGCGCCACCAGCCAAGGCGAGTTTTGGGAATCGCTCAACACCGCTTGCAATTTGAAGCTGCCGGTGGTGTATCTGATCCAGGATGACGGCTACGCCATCTCTGTGCCCATCGAAGTTCAAACCGCCGGCGGCAGCATCTCCCGATTGGTGCAAAGCTTCCCCGGTTTGTTCGTGCAAGAAATTGACGGGTGCGATCCACTGCAAAGCTACAGCGCGATGAAGGAGGCGGTGCGCTATGCTCGTGAGCGGCACGGTCCGGCATTGGTGCATGCTCACGTCATCCGCCCGTATTCGCATTCGCTCTCGGACGATGAACGACTCTACAAGACAAGCGAAGAACGTGAAGCAGAAGCGCGGCGTGATCCAATTAAAACGTACGCTGAATTTCTATTGCGCGAAAAACTGCTGACCGAGGACGAGCTGCAACAACTCAAAGCATCCGTTGACGAGGAAGTCAATCGAGCCGCCGATGAAGCGTTGGCCGCGCCCAAACCGGCATCAGGCTCATACAAGCTCTATGTCTATTCGCCTGACGTTGATCCTCGATCAGCGGCATTTCAAACCGAGCCGAATCTGCAAGGCGAGCCGAAGACGATGGTGGATTTGATCAATGCGTGTTTGCGTGACGAAATGGCGCGCAATCCGCGAATCGTCGTGTTTGGGGAAGACGTGGCCGATTGTAGCCGTGAGGAAGTGTTGGATCGGGTTACCGGCAAAGGTGGCGTCTTCAAGGTCACTCACCATCTGCAACGACGGTTTGGCAGCCATCGTGTGTTCAACACGCCGTTGGCCGAAGCCAGCATCATCGGACGGGCGTTGGGGATGAGCTTGCGCGGGCTCAAGCCGGTGCCTGAAATTCAGTTCTTTGATTATATCTGGCCGGCCATGATGCAACTGCGCGACGAAGTTGCCGTGATGCGCTGGCGTTCCAATAATGCTTGGTCATGCCCGATGGTCATTCGCGTCAGCTATGGCGGTTACTTGCAAGGCGGAGCGATCTATCACAGTCAGTGTGGCGAAGTCCTCTTCACGCACACACCCGGCATACACGTGGTCATCCCTTCCAATGCGCTGGACGCTAACGGGCTGTTGCGCACAGCGCTTCGGTGCGATGACCCGGTGTTGTTCCTCGAGCATAAGCATCTGTACCGGCAAACCTACAACAAGAGTCCGTATCCGGGTCCGAATTACATGATCCCCTTCGGCAAGGCCAACGTTGTGCGACCGGGCACTGATCTGACCATCGTCACCTACGGCGCGCTGGTGCAACGATCCGTGGTGGCGGCCAAGCAGCTCCAGGAAGAAGGCATTGATGTCGAGATTCTGGACCTGCGCACGTTGAACCCTTATGATTGGGATGCCATTGCTGCATCGGTGAAGAAAACGAACAAAGTGATCGTCGCTCATGAAGATATGATTTCGTGGGGCTTTGGCGCGGAGATCGCCGCGCGCATTGCCGACGAATTATTTGAGTATCTGGACGGACCAGTGCGACGCATTGGCTCAGAAGATACATTTGTTGCGTATTGTCCGGCGCTGGAAAACGAAATCCTACCGCAGGTGGAAGACATTGTGCAGGCCGCGCGGGAACTCCATCGGTATTAG
- a CDS encoding outer membrane lipoprotein-sorting protein encodes MLNTLPRCVVVLLLVAVGQACQREQTASTPETPPLPTGEQIVQQYLNRDRCRDAKTKIKARVKEADGTEREFIIMNYQKCVDDTQYTIRQQLASKGDPARVLLTIQAPGQPIQSVTYLPGMAKFVEVQDLRQEDSQFGMTLQESVGGYDLYEYRLIGMEQIGPLQTYKVEGQLKPDATSRFYKMVIYFRQDNYLPARIELYNAENQLVRLRSTLWMQQNGRWRDVRTEVDNRKYQKRIVFETMEADDNPNIPLSFFTRENLKKLVEASLY; translated from the coding sequence ATGCTGAACACTCTTCCACGATGCGTTGTTGTGTTGCTCTTGGTTGCCGTCGGGCAAGCATGCCAACGCGAACAAACGGCCTCAACCCCTGAGACGCCGCCATTGCCCACCGGTGAGCAAATTGTCCAGCAGTATCTAAATCGCGACCGTTGTCGTGATGCGAAGACCAAGATCAAAGCGCGCGTCAAAGAAGCAGATGGAACCGAGCGTGAATTCATCATCATGAATTACCAGAAATGCGTTGACGACACGCAATACACCATACGCCAGCAATTGGCCAGCAAAGGCGACCCAGCGCGTGTATTGCTGACGATACAGGCGCCGGGCCAACCCATCCAGAGCGTCACCTACCTGCCCGGCATGGCCAAGTTCGTTGAGGTACAAGACCTACGGCAAGAGGATTCGCAGTTTGGTATGACACTGCAAGAATCGGTGGGCGGCTATGATCTGTACGAATACCGGCTCATCGGCATGGAACAGATCGGCCCGCTGCAAACATATAAGGTTGAGGGTCAACTGAAACCCGATGCGACCTCGCGGTTTTACAAAATGGTCATCTATTTTCGTCAGGATAATTATTTGCCGGCGCGAATCGAATTGTACAACGCGGAGAATCAGTTGGTTCGTCTTCGCTCAACGCTCTGGATGCAACAAAATGGCCGATGGCGCGACGTGCGCACCGAGGTTGACAATCGCAAGTATCAAAAGCGAATCGTGTTTGAAACCATGGAGGCTGATGACAATCCCAACATACCGCTGTCATTCTTCACGCGGGAGAATTTGAAGAAACTGGTCGAAGCTTCGCTCTATTAG
- a CDS encoding DinB family protein, protein MDTNTRITRRELVGTAISVVAAIACKSDGPHRAEPNTRFGRDFLPDWELSKQVTLEFAQAMPEEYYDYKPTPELRSFAEHMLHIAESSIVNIARFVKGEKPPDDDLSAYKTKAQIIAYLERALDYVAQVARELSDEEADEVVAFPEGSRPRRKIFWYTRDHMTHHRGQTVPYYRLKGVVPPRWRG, encoded by the coding sequence ATGGATACGAACACACGAATCACACGCCGCGAACTGGTGGGGACAGCCATTTCGGTGGTCGCTGCCATTGCCTGTAAATCCGATGGGCCGCACCGAGCAGAGCCCAATACCCGATTTGGACGCGACTTTCTGCCTGATTGGGAATTGTCCAAGCAAGTCACGCTGGAATTCGCTCAGGCGATGCCCGAAGAGTATTATGACTATAAGCCAACGCCGGAACTGCGATCATTTGCCGAGCACATGCTGCACATTGCTGAATCGAGCATCGTGAACATCGCCCGGTTTGTCAAAGGTGAAAAGCCGCCCGATGATGACCTCTCAGCGTATAAAACCAAGGCGCAGATCATCGCTTATCTAGAGCGCGCTCTTGATTACGTTGCCCAAGTCGCCCGTGAGTTATCCGATGAAGAGGCTGATGAAGTCGTCGCATTCCCCGAAGGAAGTCGCCCGCGACGCAAAATCTTTTGGTACACGCGCGACCACATGACTCATCATCGCGGACAAACAGTGCCCTATTATCGGCTCAAGGGCGTCGTGCCACCGCGTTGGCGAGGATGA
- the purN gene encoding phosphoribosylglycinamide formyltransferase, with protein MSERARLGILISGRGSNMLALIQAVQSGRLDATVALVLSNVQGAAGLEKAQAHGIETLVISHKGMSREEHEQRVVAALKERRVDLVCLAGYMRLLSPYFISQFPQRILNIHPSLLPAFPGLDAQRQALAYGVKYSGCTVHFVDETLDGGPIIAQAVVPVHDDDTVESLAARILEQEHKTYVEAVALVLSGNYRIEGRRVIWSRSPA; from the coding sequence ATGAGCGAACGGGCACGCTTGGGCATTCTGATTTCCGGGCGCGGCAGCAATATGCTGGCGCTCATTCAAGCCGTCCAGAGCGGACGACTGGACGCAACCGTTGCGCTTGTCCTGAGTAATGTGCAGGGGGCTGCTGGCTTGGAAAAAGCTCAGGCTCACGGCATCGAAACGCTGGTCATCTCTCACAAAGGCATGTCGCGTGAAGAACACGAACAGCGGGTCGTTGCAGCATTGAAAGAGCGGCGGGTTGATCTGGTCTGTCTGGCCGGTTATATGCGCTTGCTGAGTCCTTATTTCATCAGCCAATTTCCTCAACGCATTCTGAACATTCACCCGTCGCTGCTGCCGGCGTTTCCCGGACTGGATGCTCAGCGCCAGGCTCTAGCCTATGGAGTGAAGTATTCCGGTTGCACGGTTCATTTCGTGGATGAAACGCTCGATGGCGGGCCTATCATCGCGCAAGCGGTCGTGCCTGTTCACGACGATGATACGGTCGAGTCGCTCGCAGCCCGGATACTGGAGCAGGAACACAAAACCTATGTTGAAGCCGTTGCCCTCGTCCTGAGCGGCAACTATCGGATCGAAGGCCGCCGGGTCATCTGGAGCAGGAGCCCCGCTTAG